One part of the Synergistaceae bacterium genome encodes these proteins:
- the rpmI gene encoding 50S ribosomal protein L35 gives MPKQKLKSHSGAKKRFFKTASGKFAYRKCSRSHILVHKKPSRMRRLKETGYVTETLTEQMRHLLPYD, from the coding sequence ATGCCCAAGCAGAAACTGAAATCACATTCCGGCGCAAAAAAACGTTTCTTCAAGACAGCTTCAGGGAAATTCGCATACAGGAAGTGCAGCAGGTCTCACATCCTCGTCCACAAGAAGCCCTCAAGAATGCGCCGCCTCAAGGAAACAGGCTACGTAACAGAAACACTCACCGAGCAGATGAGGCACTTGCTCCCCTACGACTAG
- the infC gene encoding translation initiation factor IF-3 produces the protein MPGNEENTPRINEEITSSQVLLVDENGVKVGITSTIDAIRMAHEQSLDLVEVAPLAQPPVCRIMDYGKYRYQLQKKEKDARKKQKVQELKEIKMRPKIDDHDFDFKTKAVRQFLEKGHRVKVSVFFRGREMSFLDRGEEVLNRVLAECEDVGKSESKPIMEGRYMRLLLTPVTGSSAKQSAKTKGEE, from the coding sequence TTGCCCGGCAACGAAGAGAATACCCCGCGCATTAATGAGGAGATAACATCATCGCAGGTGCTTCTTGTTGACGAAAACGGGGTGAAAGTCGGAATCACAAGCACTATTGATGCCATAAGGATGGCGCATGAGCAGTCGCTCGACCTTGTGGAGGTAGCACCGCTAGCACAGCCGCCCGTTTGCAGAATTATGGACTACGGGAAATACCGCTACCAGCTCCAGAAGAAAGAGAAAGACGCTCGAAAGAAACAGAAAGTCCAGGAACTCAAAGAAATAAAGATGAGGCCGAAAATTGATGATCATGATTTTGACTTCAAGACAAAGGCCGTCAGGCAGTTTCTTGAGAAAGGACACAGGGTAAAAGTATCGGTGTTCTTCAGGGGGCGAGAGATGTCATTTCTTGACAGGGGCGAGGAAGTTTTGAACCGCGTATTAGCCGAGTGCGAAGACGTAGGAAAGTCAGAGTCAAAGCCCATCATGGAAGGAAGATATATGCGGCTCTTATTGACACCGGTAACAGGCAGCAGCGCAAAACAGTCAGCAAAAACGAAAGGAGAAGAATAA